One window from the genome of Gopherus evgoodei ecotype Sinaloan lineage chromosome 2, rGopEvg1_v1.p, whole genome shotgun sequence encodes:
- the UBE2W gene encoding ubiquitin-conjugating enzyme E2 W isoform X2, with protein sequence MASMQKRLQKELLALQNDPPPGMTLNEKSVQNSITQWIVDMEGAPGTLYEGEKFQLLFKFSSRYPFDSPQVMFTGDNIPVHPHVYSNGHICLSILTEDWSPALSVQSVCLSIISMLSSCKEKRRPPDNSFYVRTCNKNPKKNKMVVS encoded by the exons AAGAGACTACAGAAAGAACTGTTGGCTTTGCAGAATGACCCACCTCCAGGAATGACTTTAAATGAAAAGAGTGTTCAAAATTCAATTACACA GTGGATTGTAGATATGGAAGGTGCTCCAGGTACATTATATGAAGGGGAGAAGTTTCAGCTTCTATTTAAGTTCAGTAGTCGCTATCCCTTTGATTCTCCTCAG gTCATGTTTACTGGTGACAATATTCCTGTTCATCCTCATGTTTATAGCAATGGCCATATCTGTTTATCCATTCTAACAGAAGACTGGTCCCCAGCTCTTTCAGTGCAGTCGGTTTGTCTTAGCATTATTAGCATGCTTTCCAGCTGTAAAGAAAag AGGCGACCTCCAGATAATTCATTTTATGTAAGAACATGTAACAAAAatccaaagaaaaacaaaatggtgGTATCATG a
- the UBE2W gene encoding ubiquitin-conjugating enzyme E2 W isoform X1, which translates to MASMQKRLQKELLALQNDPPPGMTLNEKSVQNSITQWIVDMEGAPGTLYEGEKFQLLFKFSSRYPFDSPQVMFTGDNIPVHPHVYSNGHICLSILTEDWSPALSVQSVCLSIISMLSSCKEKVFFLLQRRPPDNSFYVRTCNKNPKKNKMVVS; encoded by the exons AAGAGACTACAGAAAGAACTGTTGGCTTTGCAGAATGACCCACCTCCAGGAATGACTTTAAATGAAAAGAGTGTTCAAAATTCAATTACACA GTGGATTGTAGATATGGAAGGTGCTCCAGGTACATTATATGAAGGGGAGAAGTTTCAGCTTCTATTTAAGTTCAGTAGTCGCTATCCCTTTGATTCTCCTCAG gTCATGTTTACTGGTGACAATATTCCTGTTCATCCTCATGTTTATAGCAATGGCCATATCTGTTTATCCATTCTAACAGAAGACTGGTCCCCAGCTCTTTCAGTGCAGTCGGTTTGTCTTAGCATTATTAGCATGCTTTCCAGCTGTAAAGAAAaggt TTTTTTTCTATTGCAGAGGCGACCTCCAGATAATTCATTTTATGTAAGAACATGTAACAAAAatccaaagaaaaacaaaatggtgGTATCATG a